ACAATACCGAAGCCATCTCATAGTAGCTTAAAACGTTAAAGGCGCTTTTATTAAACTGTCCAAACTCTAGGGCTCAGTTCAATGTATTACTACTTTATTTTTTTCTATTATTCCTTTTACTAAACTTTGATTGCTTACGCTTCTTTTTCTTGTTACTTAACAGTTTATTGGCATTTCGTTTCTCTTCTTGTTTTCTTTCTCGATTCGGACGTTTTTTAGTTATACCTCTTTTTTCAAAATAAATTTCATCAAATACCGATGAAGATTCTGGATCAAACATGATCATTCCATCTTTACTATATGACAATGATCGAAGACTGCCTTTTTTTAAAAAGAACCCTAGTATCTCCAGTTCGTCTGTAGCTGCTATATACTCGTGATACTCTTGTCTTTCCTCTAAATATTGAATAAATGTATCTTCAGAACCTTGCTTATAGATTATTCCATCCAAAGCAGTTTCTAAATCATATAAATTGCAAGCCCACGGATAAGATTCTTCTAATGGCTTTTCAAGTAAATAGGATAAGTTTGTAGAAAGTATTCCTAAGTCTTCGGCAGTAATTACAATTAAAAATATTTTTTCTATTCTATTTCTTTCTAATTTTACTAATTCCTTTCCTTTTGAATCATATAATATGGTTTCATCATTATTTAGTATAAGATTTTTTAAATTTAAAGCTTGGTTGTATCCTTTTTGAATACCTCCATCGCTTTTAAAATCTCTTTTTATTCTTTTGTAAGCTTTGTCAGGATCTCTAAAAGGTTCTTTCACTTTCGAAGCTTTAACTTCTACTATAAAAATTGCATTGTCTTGCTTTATAAGTAAGTCATGTTCATTCTGTGATTTGTCATTTTCAAAAACAGAAGTGTAGTAGGTAGCTTTTTCTTTAAATAGTCTTTTAAATATTTTTAATGCCTTATCTTCTGCTTGAGCATCTCTATTTTTATAATATTTCTCTCTATGTTGTTCGCTCTTTTCTAACAATGAAGTAAGCTGTATTTGAATCGCATGGATGATCTGCTTATACATTGGAACAAATAATAACTCGTCAGATTTCCTCCAGATTGGGGAGGCTTCAAAAGGATTTTGTTCTGTGTAATAAAAGAATTTATTTTCTTCTCTTATCATAGTAAATCTACTAACAAAATTTCTTGCTACATCTTCTCCAAATTCATTAACTAAATCTTTTATCTCAACCTGATGAGTAAACTGTAATTCTTCAACGAACTTGATTGCATTGGGCAACTTAAGTTCATTGTTAGCTCGTTCCAAAGAAATATTCTTCTTTTCCATGTATTCAAAAAAATGTTGCTGTTCTTTTCTTACTTTGAAAGTTAATAATTGTAATTTTTTTAATCTTTTTTGAAGATTATTTTTTATAAAATTGAAGATTTTTAAAAGTTCTTCAACTCTTATTCCCATTTGTTCTTCAATATACTTATCGAAAGGAATAAACCATTCCCTTATTCTTTCAACAAGTTGTTCTTCATATATTAAAGAATTAGTATTAAAATAGTGCAAAAATACAGGCATAGCTATTTTTCTTGCTTCTAACCAACTCTCTTCAACATCCTGACCTTCAGTGGAGAAAAAGATTCCTGCATATAAGTCTGTAATTTCGTTAAGCAGTTTTTTTATTTCTTTCATTGGTGGTTCTTTTGTTATCGATACACTTATATCTTCTGTTGATAGTAATAAGCCAATTAGATATAAATATTGCTTGAAAGGTGAATTTAATTGCGTCTTTTCAAAAATACTCTCATTTACATCTGTTGTAATGCCAAATTCACTTGCAACCATCCCAATAAGATTCTCGGAATCTATATTTCTGAGCAACTGCTTTAATTTATTTATTTTGTTATCTAATTCATTATGAATAGCAACACTCACACCCAAGCACCCTTCCAAATCCTTATTTATACAGTATAATACAGTTCTATTATACTAAAAATTTTATTTAAATAATTGGGAATTCATCTATGAAAGTAAAGTAGTTTTTAAAAGTTTTTGCAGTATTACTAATGCTACTATAATTCTCACTGATACTCATACTTTTATTGGTGAGAATATGCCCTCTAATACATAAAAATAACCTTGCTTTTGGAAACGTATCAATTTTTTTAAATGTTTATTTCTTGACACTTTCAAGTTACAATAATTTGCAGATTGTACTTGTAACTACTTTAAAAGTAACTCGAATATCTTTAATAAACATACCTTGTTAATATACTTCATTTATCGTTTTCAATCTTTGTTCTTCTTTATCACCTTCAATTAATTTGATTTTTCGTACTTTGATCCTTCTATTTGTTTTTACAATCGTGATACCTTCAGCTTATCTAATTTTGATATTTTCCCTCTCTTTTTCGGCAAATATAGGCAACAAACTTAAAATAATATCTCTTATCTCCACTTGAATAACGTTACTTTCGCTATAGGAAGTGTTAAATATAGATTCTAATTTTATACCTTTGTCTTTATAGAGTTTATACTCTTCCTTTATATCGTCATATTTTCTCGAAAGTCTTGAGATACTATTAAAATTTACTTTAAGATCCCAATATGTATTAATTTTTCTTTTATATAATTTCATGTAAAATTTTTGACTTTCACTCTAATTTCTTTTTTTATTTTGAAGATCACACACCTCACCTTGACGTTTAACAGTAGCTTTTCTGTCCTGATAATAAGCCGTGATTTTTTTCAATTGATCGTACTTATAGAGCGCAAAACCGATCTACTTCAATCGTAAATTTAATTTCTGGCTACGCAACATTAGAAAATATATTGTTCACACCTGCCTGATCAATCCAAATAAAAATATACCTATCTGATTTAACAACACAGAATGTGATAATGTTTTTATTTACTTACTCAATAACATCAAGATTTAGATTGCAACTATACCCTTCCACACTTATTTCATCAAAAACAGCTAGAGAGCGTGAATCCCCTAAAATTACAGTTCCAGGCGTTACATTGAGTTTGCCAACAATATGAACATTCCTACTAGGGATCCTTCTATAGTTCATGTTACATCCGAATTTATAATGCAACTTACCTGTACTCCATTAGAAGTTTCACTAGCATTAATTTCATGAATATTAAAATATAAAACAACGAACAAGATACTTATAAAGAATAGTTTTTCTTTTTTTTAGAACTCTAATCCACTTCAATTTGGAAATATAGTAATCTTCAACAAAAGATTATGAACTAAAACTATGAAATTTAGTGTCACTTATCATGAAAAATATGTCCAATTTATATTCTATCTCAAAAATGAGGATTTTTTGATAAAGTTAATAGCATACTTAATATATTGACTTATCCTATAGAATCCTCTAGGATTGCTAATTTCGAGCATTAAATATTAAATAATTCATCATGCTATAATGATAATAAATATTTTTGAATTGAGAGGTCTACATATGTCATCTAATGAAATGAAAAATAAATCGTTTCGTCTTTCTGAGGAAGTTACTGAAAAAATTGGCGAAATGCTTAAAGGACGTCAAATCACTACAAATCAATTATTCGAAGAGTTTATTGTGCTTGCTGAACAAAAGGAAATTGATCCTAAACTCAGTGAAGAGGATGCTGTATTAGAAGCATCACTTAAACAAATCACTCTTCTCTTTCAAGAACGTGCTGCACGCCTTGAGACGCTCCAACATGAAAATCAACGCATTCAATCTCGTCATCTAGATACAGTCACTAAGTTAGAGTCAGAGGTGCTACAAACTAAGGAGGATTTAGAAGCAGAGTACATAGAAAAAGTCTCTATCCATCAGCAAGAACTTGATGAAATGAAAATAAAATTGGAACAGACAGAAAATGAATTGTTTCAGTTAAGAGAACAACATGAAAAACGAGAAGTATCTAAAAAGGAAGAAATCACATTATTAAAACGAGATGTGTTCCACTTAGAAGGGAATCTTACAAAACTTAAAGAAGAACGAGATCAATTGTATCGCCAAAACAAAGCATTAACTGATCGAATCGATGAACTCAAAGTACGTACCGAGCGTTCCGAGCGCTTAGAAAAAGAGAATCAAAAGTTGTTATTAGATTTAACTATTGCTCAACGAGATCAAGAATCGTTTGAACGTCACCTTCATGAACAAGTTGAGCTAGCTGTTTTAAGAGAGCGTACAAGTACAAAGTAATTATTTATCAAGTATAGTTTTATACTGTCATTTTGGAGGTCAAAGAATTGAATAGTTTGATGCTGAATGATAATGTTCATAAAATACTAATTTCTTCATCTGCTCTTTTTACAGGTCAATTTCGATCGGAGCTCATTTGTTTAGATTTATGTTTTCCATTTGGAGATTCTGTTGGTTTACACAATTTTCAGGAGCATCCCAACAATCGAACATTTATAGTGGTTTCTTTAATACGTGAACATGATGGTGGTTTAGTTCTACCGAATTTAGCTGTAGAAGGAGATTTTATTTGTTCTTTGTTATCGGTATTGTATGGAAAAGAATTTAAATTCCATGGATTACTAGAGTCTAACGGTGCTTACCGTTTACCCAATATTGAAAATTCACCCAATCCTTATTATGCATATCCTCAATATAATCATAATCAAAGAATAGACTTGAATATCCCATTGAACTTGAGTCAGTTTGAATTAATTGCACCAATTTTTCACTCCGAAAACCAAAATCCAAATTTTTTGAAGTTTAAACAATTAATTTCAGCAGCCTTAATGTTTTATAGTAGGTCTTTGAATATTTTTAAAACTGAAAAAGAACTTGCATTTTTAGATTTAATAACATGCGGAGAAATTTTAACAAATTTAGATTCTGAACAATATGATGAAGAAGCACTCTATGATCAAAATTTACTGGATATGTTTAGACAAATTTCTACACTAGAAAACGGAGATAGTATTGTAAGGAATTTAAAAAGCAGACTTTATCAAGTAAAAAGGAAATTTACTTATGGTTTAGTAAATTTGCTAAACACGAATTTTTTTGATAACACAGAATTTGGACGAGAGAGACCACCTGTAAATTTAAATCTAACTCCGGCAAACATTGAGATAACTCTTAAGTCAGCATATGATTTAAGAAGTAAGTATGTCCACACAGGAGAAAAATTCGGTTCCTTCATAACGCCAGAGTCGTGTTGGTTTAACGAAAAAATTTTTTATCTCCCAACACAAACTCGTGATAATAGTAATTTAGTAAGAACTCTTAGAAGTGCACCCACATTTTTAGGACTTGAGAGAATTTTAAGATTTGCATTATTGAAGTCTATTCATCAAAATGGTATATCAATTAATTCTGAATTAGATTAATCAGATTTTCTGAAATTATTATTCTTGTTATGAGATAGATTTCGCGTTCTTCTCACCTCCTTCTGGTAGGTATAATAAGTAGATATGAAGAAAATGAAATACCTATAACTGTTAAGAGAAATACCACTATGATAATAGCATTTAAACAATTGCTCCCGCAGGTCTAGCTTGTCTTAAAAATCGATATAACTATTGATATCGATTTCAATTACGCTGCTATAAAGAGAAAATATAAGTAGATCAGGCTTAGACCCTGTCATGCTAATCAAAATAATGTTTCTTCAATATATTAAGTGTTCTTCCATGAGACGAACACTTAATATATTGAAACCAATGTAGCTTGTCGTTGTTTTTAGGTATTGAACTGTGAACTGAATAAAAAATATGATACATTTTTCGGTTCGAAAAGAAATACGTCTACCATTCAGAGAGAGCAAATAGACTCTAAAATAAGGAACGTATGACAAATCTACAGAAAGGCTATTACGTTTCCTATTCACGTAGTAATCTT
The window above is part of the Exiguobacterium acetylicum genome. Proteins encoded here:
- a CDS encoding HEPN domain-containing protein, producing MNSLMLNDNVHKILISSSALFTGQFRSELICLDLCFPFGDSVGLHNFQEHPNNRTFIVVSLIREHDGGLVLPNLAVEGDFICSLLSVLYGKEFKFHGLLESNGAYRLPNIENSPNPYYAYPQYNHNQRIDLNIPLNLSQFELIAPIFHSENQNPNFLKFKQLISAALMFYSRSLNIFKTEKELAFLDLITCGEILTNLDSEQYDEEALYDQNLLDMFRQISTLENGDSIVRNLKSRLYQVKRKFTYGLVNLLNTNFFDNTEFGRERPPVNLNLTPANIEITLKSAYDLRSKYVHTGEKFGSFITPESCWFNEKIFYLPTQTRDNSNLVRTLRSAPTFLGLERILRFALLKSIHQNGISINSELD